The following proteins are encoded in a genomic region of Stegostoma tigrinum isolate sSteTig4 chromosome 2, sSteTig4.hap1, whole genome shotgun sequence:
- the LOC125447838 gene encoding dyslexia-associated protein KIAA0319-like isoform X2, with protein sequence MDDDRIVSYHWEEVKGPLREQKASANTAILHLSNLVTGNYTFRLTVLDSDGIENSTTAMVIVSRPVDYPPIANAGPNQAITLPCNSITLNGNQSSDDYQIVSFEWSLSPNSKGKVVEMQGVRTPHLQLSAMQEGDYTFQLTVTDSAGQQSSTEVTVIVQPEKNNPPIAIVGPDKELISPVESTTLDGQGSSDDQGIISYHWEKISGPDVKIENNDKAVASVIGLHVGTYQFRLTVTDQQGLSSSKTVAVTIKEETNKRPIACAGGNHFLTLPNNSITLDGSNSTDDQGIVSYLWTRDGQSPAAGEVMHYSDHEARLQVTNLVEGKYIFHLKITDANGESDTDSTTVEVRSDRRKNDLVELVLQVGVSSLTEQQKDTLVRQLAVLLGVLDTDINVQKIQAHSDSSTLLTFYVQGGQPYRVYKGVDVARSLQKQLMREKVDFLLFKTLRIDTVVCFLKCSGHGHCDPFTKRCVCYPFWMENLIQHYFNDGESNCDWSVLYVILSVFLMIITVGGICWICICCCKRKRTKVRKKNKYTILDNMDDQEQMALRPKYGVKHKSTEHNSSLMISESEFDSDQNTLFSRETIEENHKVVANGSLKNGVSFNYHPQNR encoded by the exons ATGGATGATGACAGGATTGTGAGTTACCACTGGGAGGAGGTTAAGGGTCCCCTGCGAGAGCAAAAGGCATCAGCAAACACTGCTATCCTCCATTTGTCTAACCTAGTAACTGGTAACTACACCTTTAG GCTCACTGTGCTTGATTCAGATGGAATTGAGAACTCGACAACTGCTATGGTGATTGTCAGCAGACCTGTGGATTATCCCCCCATAGCAAACGCCGGCCCAAATCAGGCAATAACCCTGCCCTGTAATAGCATTACTCTgaatggaaaccagagcagcgATGATTATCAGATTGTGAGCTTTGAGTGGTCACTCAGTCCAAACAGCAAGGGCAAGGTGGTTGAAATGCAG GGTGTGCGGACACCTCATCTCCAGTTGTCTGCGATGCAGGAAGGGGATTATACATTCCAGCTGACCGTTACAGACTCTGCTGGGCAGCAGTCCTCAACTGAGGTCACAGTCATTGTCCAGCCTG AGAAAAACAACCCTCCGATAGCAATTGTGGGCCCTGACAAAGAATTAATAAGCCCAGTGGAAAGTACTACTTTGGATGGACAAGGGAGTAGTGATGATCAGGGTATTATCTCGTATCATTGGGAGAAGATCAG TGGCCCTGACGTAAAAATTGAGAATAATGACAAGGCTGTGGCCTCAGTGATAGGGCTTCATGTTGGGACGTACCAATTCAGGTTGACTGTCACTGACCAGCAAGGTCTAAGCAGCTCAAAAACAGTGGCAGTCACCATCAAAGAAG AAACAAATAAGCGTCCTATAGCCTGTGCTGGAGGTAATCATTTTCTGACCTTGCCCAATAACTCTATCACCCTTGATGGTTCCAACTCCACTGATGACCAAGGCATTGTATCTTACCTTTGGACACGGGATGGGCAAAGTCCTGCTGCAGGT GAGGTAATGCATTATTCAGACCATGAAGCAAGATTGCAAGTAACTAACCTTGTGGAAGGGAAGTATATTTTTCACTTGAAAATCACTGATGCGAATGGGGAGTCGGACACAGACAGCACCACTGTTGAAGTACGATCAG ATCGTAGGAAGAATGACCTGGTGGAGCTGGTGCTGCAGGTTGGAGTGAGCAGCCTGACTGAGCAACAGAAGGACACTCTGGTGCGACAGCTGGCAGTGCTGCTTGGGGTGCTCGATACAGACATCAACGTCCAGAAAATTCAGGCACATTCCGATTCCAG TACATTGTTGACATTCTACGTTCAAGGTGGGCAGCCGTATAGGGTATACAAAGGTGTGGATGTGGCCAGGAGTTTACAGAAACAGCTCATGAGAGAAAAAGTGGATTTCCTGCTTTTTAAAACTCTGAGGATAGATACGGTTG TCTGCTTTCTGAAGTGCTCAGGTCATGGGCACTGTGACCCATTCACTAAGCGTTGTGTCTGCTACCCATTCTGGATGGAGAATCTGATACAGCATTACTTCAATGATGGAGAAAGCAACTGTG ACTGGAGTGTGTTGTATGTGATTTTGTCGGTGTTTCTAATGATCATCACTGTTGGCGGAATATGCTGGATTTGTATCTGTTGCTGTAAAAG AAAACGAACCAAAGTGAGGAAGAAAAACAAGTACACCATCTTAGACAATATGGATGATCAGGAACAAATGGCATTGAGGCCAAAATATG